The following are encoded in a window of Methanobrevibacter ruminantium M1 genomic DNA:
- the hisI gene encoding phosphoribosyl-AMP cyclohydrolase: MELNFRLNMGGEDLVIAVAQDYETNDVLMVAFMNKEAVEQTLKTKKAHYYSTSRQKQWLKGESSGNVQTVKEMYIDCDADAIIMKVDQIGAACHEGYRSCFFRQLDIDKENIDLDSLTDEDISIISERLFDPKEMYG, encoded by the coding sequence ATGGAATTAAACTTCAGACTTAATATGGGTGGAGAAGACCTTGTAATTGCAGTTGCACAAGACTACGAAACAAATGATGTGCTCATGGTAGCTTTCATGAACAAGGAAGCTGTAGAACAAACATTAAAGACCAAAAAGGCTCACTACTACTCCACATCAAGACAGAAACAATGGCTAAAAGGAGAAAGCTCTGGAAATGTTCAGACTGTTAAGGAAATGTATATTGACTGCGATGCAGATGCAATCATTATGAAAGTCGACCAAATCGGTGCAGCATGCCATGAAGGATACAGGTCTTGCTTCTTTAGACAATTGGACATTGATAAGGAGAATATTGACTTAGACAGTCTTACAGATGAGGATATAAGCATAATCTCAGAAAGACTCTTTGATCCAAAAGAGATGTATGGATAA
- a CDS encoding PINc/VapC family ATPase: protein MKRIVPDTSAIIEGNVEKIIKEKGLNYPEIIIPEAVIAELEHQANNQRPTGLRGLENLKKLQEMAEIGELSIRITGRRPTKFEKDNAKLGEIDGLIRDVAKDELALLITSDKIQAKTAEAQGIPVIYYAQEYKGSIDLKIAKFFDEETMSVHLKENVPPMAKKGKPGHIKLVKLADEKFTFKQLEFIAEEILEKERYDPKTYLEVDRQGAIVVQSRDLRISIARPPFAEALEITAVRPVAEVSLDEYHLSSQLIDRLTNSARGILISGSPGAGKSTFAQAIAKFYDEDLNKVVKTMESPRDLQVADTITQYAPLEGDMEKTADILLLVRPDFTIYDELRKNHDFSIFADMRLAGVGMIGVVHATKPIDAISRIANRVDLGTIPSIVDTTIYIENGEISAIYENKLTVKVPTGMEERDLARPVIEVRDFETGTLVNEIYTYGEQTIVMDIGMVEESKKAKDKEEKTPVQIIAEREILRTMKRIVPKAAMEVSMENDRRVNIYMSEKYIPKVIGKGGKRIAELEEDIGISMNIEPLDKAPDSFSERLSKRSKKKKSKKEKKKKSKKSGLKEYNGVEDGELSEDGLKDYNKDNYFDFTDDNEDYYEDYEDYDDSDILEDDYEELFYDTFEVFPKVRKSRVELPIGKKYVGKSFDIFIEDEFLFNATVSKKGNVKVHRKLKSYGKIVSALDAGDRIIAKVRK from the coding sequence ATTAAAAGAATTGTGCCAGATACAAGCGCAATAATTGAAGGAAATGTAGAAAAGATAATAAAGGAAAAGGGATTGAACTACCCCGAAATAATAATTCCAGAAGCTGTCATTGCCGAACTTGAACATCAGGCCAACAACCAAAGGCCAACAGGACTAAGAGGTTTGGAAAACCTAAAGAAACTACAGGAAATGGCAGAGATTGGAGAGCTGTCAATTAGAATAACCGGCAGAAGGCCAACAAAGTTTGAAAAGGACAATGCAAAGCTTGGAGAGATAGACGGACTTATAAGAGATGTTGCAAAGGACGAATTGGCACTACTCATTACAAGCGACAAGATCCAAGCCAAGACAGCAGAGGCACAGGGAATCCCAGTCATATATTATGCTCAAGAGTATAAAGGCTCAATCGACTTGAAGATAGCAAAATTCTTTGATGAAGAGACCATGAGCGTCCATTTAAAGGAAAACGTTCCACCTATGGCTAAAAAAGGTAAGCCTGGCCATATCAAGCTTGTAAAGCTTGCAGATGAAAAGTTCACCTTTAAGCAGCTTGAATTCATAGCTGAAGAGATATTGGAAAAGGAAAGGTATGACCCTAAGACCTATCTTGAAGTGGACAGGCAGGGAGCGATTGTTGTTCAGTCAAGAGACCTTAGGATATCAATTGCAAGGCCTCCATTTGCAGAGGCACTTGAGATAACTGCAGTAAGGCCAGTAGCAGAAGTGTCCCTTGATGAATATCACCTATCCAGCCAGCTTATAGACAGACTTACCAACAGCGCAAGAGGAATACTCATTTCAGGTTCTCCAGGAGCAGGTAAAAGTACATTTGCCCAGGCAATAGCCAAATTCTATGACGAGGACTTGAATAAGGTAGTAAAGACCATGGAATCTCCAAGAGACCTTCAGGTGGCAGATACAATCACCCAATATGCCCCTCTTGAGGGGGATATGGAAAAGACAGCAGACATACTTCTTCTTGTAAGGCCAGACTTTACTATCTATGATGAGCTTAGGAAAAACCATGACTTCAGCATATTTGCAGACATGAGGCTTGCAGGAGTTGGAATGATCGGTGTAGTCCATGCGACAAAGCCTATTGATGCAATATCAAGAATAGCAAACAGGGTTGACCTTGGTACAATTCCTTCAATTGTAGATACAACAATCTATATAGAAAACGGTGAGATATCTGCAATATATGAAAACAAGCTTACAGTGAAGGTTCCAACTGGAATGGAAGAGCGAGACCTTGCAAGGCCTGTAATTGAGGTCAGGGACTTTGAGACAGGAACCCTTGTAAACGAGATCTACACCTACGGTGAGCAGACCATAGTTATGGACATAGGAATGGTTGAAGAGTCTAAAAAGGCAAAGGATAAGGAGGAAAAGACCCCTGTACAAATAATAGCCGAGCGAGAAATCCTAAGGACCATGAAAAGAATAGTCCCTAAGGCTGCAATGGAAGTGAGCATGGAAAATGACAGAAGGGTAAATATCTATATGAGTGAAAAGTACATTCCTAAAGTCATTGGAAAGGGCGGAAAAAGAATTGCAGAGCTTGAAGAGGACATTGGTATAAGCATGAACATTGAACCTCTTGACAAGGCTCCAGACAGCTTCAGCGAAAGATTATCCAAAAGATCCAAGAAAAAGAAGTCTAAAAAGGAGAAAAAGAAAAAATCCAAAAAATCAGGATTGAAGGAATACAATGGAGTAGAGGATGGAGAATTGTCTGAAGATGGTTTGAAGGACTATAATAAGGATAATTATTTTGACTTCACCGATGATAATGAAGATTATTATGAGGATTATGAAGATTATGATGATTCTGACATATTGGAAGATGATTATGAAGAGCTTTTCTATGACACCTTTGAAGTATTCCCAAAAGTTAGAAAGAGCCGTGTTGAATTGCCAATAGGCAAGAAGTATGTAGGAAAATCCTTTGACATATTCATTGAAGATGAGTTCCTGTTCAATGCAACCGTAAGCAAAAAGGGAAATGTCAAGGTACATAGGAAGTTAAAGTCCTATGGAAAGATAGTCTCTGCATTAGATGCGGGAGATAGAATCATTGCTAAGGTTAGAAAATAG
- a CDS encoding sugar phosphate isomerase/epimerase family protein, with the protein MKLGASIFPRKIIPIEKSLDYFESNRYIEYMEIFHDYPNRDIDVEKDLIDKFNSYDLKYTVHAPFIEVNPASVNPALAKASVDEIKRSVDLANLLDSDIVVIHPGRAIFTNDMEYMASVYRIAEENLKVIGEYAKDNGVMTCIENLPRLRGFMYQDINQLNETLERTGLPMTLDIGHAYTAGFDVDDVSFDCISHIHIHDNDGIRDSHLPLGEGIIDFKRFFEIFDKYDGIYNFELGSKEYIEKSIDYLKGLKLI; encoded by the coding sequence ATGAAATTAGGAGCTTCAATATTTCCTAGAAAGATAATTCCAATAGAAAAATCCTTAGATTATTTTGAATCAAACAGATACATCGAATATATGGAAATATTTCACGACTATCCAAATAGGGACATTGATGTTGAAAAGGACTTGATTGACAAGTTTAACTCATATGATTTAAAGTACACAGTTCATGCCCCCTTTATAGAAGTGAATCCTGCTTCTGTAAACCCTGCTCTTGCAAAGGCATCTGTAGATGAGATAAAAAGATCTGTTGACCTTGCAAATCTTCTGGACTCTGACATTGTCGTAATCCATCCAGGAAGAGCCATATTTACAAATGATATGGAATATATGGCCTCTGTCTATAGAATAGCTGAAGAAAACCTAAAGGTTATAGGAGAATATGCCAAGGACAATGGAGTGATGACATGCATCGAAAACCTTCCAAGACTAAGGGGATTCATGTATCAGGACATTAATCAATTGAATGAGACTCTAGAGAGAACAGGTCTTCCAATGACCCTTGACATCGGCCATGCATACACTGCAGGCTTTGATGTTGATGATGTCTCATTTGATTGCATAAGCCATATCCACATCCATGACAATGACGGCATCCGTGACTCACATCTTCCTTTAGGGGAAGGAATCATTGACTTTAAAAGATTCTTTGAAATCTTTGACAAATATGATGGAATCTATAATTTTGAATTAGGCTCAAAGGAATATATAGAAAAGAGCATAGACTATTTGAAAGGCTTGAAATTGATTTAA
- a CDS encoding sugar phosphate isomerase/epimerase family protein: MLATEDKTMKESLDYFDSNKYIEYVEILHDYPYRELNDDKELIDLINSYDLKYTIHSPFIDLNIASLNSALAKLSVEEIKRSIDLANMIDSDIVVAHPGFVSFNGRGKEDIIYEIGREGLVEIGDYAKDNGVNACIENLPKIEGFMYQDVNQLNDTLVELELPMTLDIGHAHTAGFSPDEIYFDSVKHIHVHDNPGDDDTHLALGDGTFDVNGFFDVFTKNGYDGIYMLELNHIDFIQKTLDYMKNLGLID; this comes from the coding sequence ATGTTAGCAACAGAAGATAAGACAATGAAAGAATCCTTAGACTACTTCGATAGCAACAAATACATCGAATATGTAGAAATATTGCATGACTATCCATATAGAGAATTGAATGACGATAAGGAGCTTATTGATTTAATCAACTCATATGACTTAAAATATACAATTCACTCTCCATTCATTGACTTGAATATCGCTTCCCTTAACTCAGCGCTTGCAAAGCTCTCTGTTGAAGAGATAAAAAGATCAATAGACCTTGCAAATATGATAGACAGCGATATCGTTGTAGCCCATCCTGGCTTTGTATCATTTAATGGAAGAGGCAAGGAAGATATAATTTATGAAATAGGAAGAGAAGGGCTAGTGGAAATTGGAGATTATGCCAAGGACAATGGCGTCAATGCCTGCATCGAAAACCTTCCAAAGATTGAAGGGTTCATGTATCAGGATGTGAACCAACTTAATGATACACTTGTTGAACTTGAGCTTCCAATGACATTGGATATTGGTCATGCACACACTGCAGGCTTCAGTCCTGATGAGATTTACTTTGACTCTGTTAAACACATTCATGTCCATGATAATCCTGGTGATGATGATACACACCTTGCATTAGGTGATGGGACTTTTGATGTAAATGGCTTCTTTGATGTTTTTACTAAGAATGGGTATGACGGCATATATATGTTAGAGTTAAATCATATCGATTTCATTCAAAAAACTTTGGACTATATGAAAAATCTAGGATTGATAGACTAA
- a CDS encoding phenylacetate--CoA ligase family protein yields the protein MWNEEIETMPREDIYELQLKKLQSTVKRAFDKIPYYNKKYSEANVFPEDIETLEDIEKLPFLTKDDLRACYPFGMFAVDKKEIIEVHSSSGTTGKPVVSGYTQNDIDNWGEIVARGLTMMGLDSDDIIQNTHGYGLFTGGFGVHYGAHRLGATIIPISTGQTRRQVEIMADFGTTCLIFTPSYGIYLGEVAKEEGIDFDKLGLKAIGFGAEMWTAEMRDRIEETFKTKAYNIYGLTELMGPGVGIECSAQNGLHIAEDFFYPEIINPKTGETLAEGKHGELVLTNLERESMPIIRFRTKDLTALHYDTCKCGRTLARMERITGRSDDMIKVKGVAIFPSQIEKALLKVSNIEPHYQIIVTRPDIMDEIEIKVEASASLFSDDIKEMMAVKRKIGEYIQNETGIAVNVSLVAPKSIPRSTKGKIQRVIDKRNLH from the coding sequence ATGTGGAATGAAGAAATAGAAACCATGCCTAGAGAAGACATTTACGAACTTCAATTGAAGAAGCTGCAAAGCACTGTAAAAAGAGCATTTGACAAGATACCATATTACAATAAAAAGTATAGTGAAGCTAATGTTTTCCCTGAGGACATAGAGACTTTAGAGGATATTGAAAAGTTGCCATTCCTTACCAAAGATGATTTAAGAGCATGTTATCCATTTGGAATGTTTGCAGTTGATAAAAAGGAAATCATAGAAGTACACTCCTCCTCTGGAACTACAGGAAAGCCTGTAGTAAGCGGATACACCCAAAATGACATAGACAACTGGGGAGAGATTGTAGCAAGAGGACTTACCATGATGGGCCTTGACAGTGACGACATCATCCAAAACACCCACGGATACGGCTTGTTTACCGGAGGATTCGGCGTTCACTATGGAGCCCACAGATTAGGGGCAACCATCATTCCTATCTCAACCGGACAGACAAGAAGACAGGTTGAAATCATGGCAGATTTCGGCACCACTTGCCTTATTTTCACTCCATCCTATGGAATCTATCTTGGAGAGGTAGCAAAGGAGGAAGGAATAGACTTTGACAAGCTAGGACTTAAGGCAATCGGATTTGGAGCTGAAATGTGGACTGCTGAGATGAGAGATAGAATCGAAGAGACATTCAAGACCAAGGCATATAACATCTACGGGCTAACCGAACTTATGGGTCCGGGAGTAGGTATAGAATGTTCTGCTCAAAACGGATTGCACATTGCTGAAGATTTCTTCTATCCGGAAATCATCAATCCTAAAACCGGAGAGACCTTAGCTGAAGGCAAACATGGAGAATTGGTATTGACCAATCTTGAAAGGGAAAGCATGCCTATAATAAGATTTAGAACAAAGGACCTTACAGCACTTCACTATGACACCTGCAAATGCGGAAGGACACTTGCAAGAATGGAAAGAATCACCGGAAGGTCAGATGACATGATCAAGGTCAAAGGAGTTGCCATCTTCCCATCACAAATCGAAAAGGCCCTTCTTAAGGTCAGCAATATTGAGCCTCACTATCAAATCATAGTCACAAGGCCAGACATTATGGATGAAATTGAAATTAAGGTGGAAGCTTCTGCATCCCTATTTTCAGATGACATCAAAGAGATGATGGCTGTAAAACGAAAGATTGGAGAATATATTCAAAATGAGACTGGAATTGCAGTTAATGTTAGTTTAGTAGCTCCTAAGAGCATTCCAAGAAGTACAAAAGGTAAAATACAAAGAGTTATTGACAAACGTAACTTACACTAG
- a CDS encoding amino acid-binding protein: MYKITQLSIFLENRRGKLYNTLNLLAKNDINIRALFLADTTEFGILRLVVQDPIKAKDILEENDHIVKMTPIIGAELDDTPGGLSTVLKIIKDEEIDLEYLYAFTHEKTEKAILLLQADDLDNLIGILTAYKVPLVPAEEVYNL, translated from the coding sequence ATGTATAAAATAACACAATTATCCATATTTTTAGAAAACAGAAGAGGGAAACTTTACAATACATTGAATTTGCTTGCTAAAAATGACATCAACATCAGAGCATTGTTTTTAGCAGACACTACCGAATTCGGCATTTTAAGGCTTGTTGTTCAAGACCCTATAAAGGCTAAAGACATTCTTGAAGAAAACGACCATATAGTTAAAATGACTCCAATCATTGGAGCAGAGCTTGATGACACTCCAGGTGGACTTTCAACTGTCTTGAAAATTATCAAGGACGAAGAGATTGATCTTGAATATCTTTATGCTTTCACTCATGAGAAAACTGAAAAGGCCATTCTTCTTTTGCAAGCAGATGATTTAGACAATTTGATTGGTATTTTAACTGCTTATAAGGTGCCTTTAGTACCTGCAGAAGAAGTTTATAATTTATAA
- a CDS encoding malate dehydrogenase, producing the protein MVKVCIIGVTGVIGKNVAFKLARADTVDEIVFFTREKSLSKAKGEIYDMYDALAAEDIDCKLTPTSDYKDMAGSQIILITAGAPRKEGMERSDLAHTNAQIVYNYAKQIAIHAPDSIILIATNPVDVMTAVALEASGFNKKRVIGLGNHLDSLRLKTYFARRLDINSSEVHTRVVGEHGERMVPLLSSTTIGGIPLKYFIKDVKLDLPDIVKTLRNAGNTIISKKGATEYGPAYAISNLITTIITNIHKILTVSMYLEGEIADVEGVCLGVPVVLSKKGAAMIVPIHMNDYEVNKFQIAANHVRELTNEVLERLEK; encoded by the coding sequence ATGGTAAAAGTATGTATTATTGGAGTTACAGGAGTTATAGGTAAAAATGTAGCTTTTAAATTGGCAAGAGCAGACACTGTAGACGAAATAGTGTTCTTTACAAGGGAAAAAAGCCTATCAAAAGCAAAAGGAGAGATATATGACATGTATGATGCATTGGCTGCAGAGGATATTGACTGCAAGCTCACTCCAACTTCAGATTATAAGGATATGGCTGGCTCTCAAATTATCCTTATAACAGCAGGGGCTCCAAGAAAAGAGGGAATGGAAAGAAGCGACTTGGCACATACAAATGCACAGATTGTCTATAACTATGCAAAGCAGATAGCAATCCATGCTCCAGATTCAATCATTCTAATTGCAACAAATCCTGTGGATGTTATGACTGCAGTGGCTCTTGAAGCCTCTGGATTTAATAAGAAAAGAGTCATCGGCCTTGGAAACCACTTGGATTCATTAAGATTAAAGACATATTTTGCAAGACGCCTGGACATAAACAGCAGTGAGGTTCATACAAGGGTTGTTGGCGAACATGGTGAAAGGATGGTTCCTCTTTTAAGCTCTACAACAATAGGGGGTATTCCTCTAAAGTACTTTATCAAGGATGTGAAACTAGACCTTCCAGATATTGTGAAGACCCTTAGAAATGCTGGAAACACTATCATTTCAAAGAAAGGGGCAACCGAGTATGGCCCTGCCTATGCAATATCAAACTTGATTACCACAATCATTACAAACATCCATAAGATACTTACTGTAAGCATGTATCTTGAAGGAGAGATAGCAGATGTTGAAGGAGTCTGCTTAGGTGTTCCGGTTGTATTATCTAAAAAAGGAGCTGCCATGATTGTTCCTATTCATATGAATGACTATGAGGTAAATAAGTTTCAAATAGCTGCAAATCATGTCAGGGAACTTACTAATGAAGTTCTTGAAAGATTAGAAAAATAG
- a CDS encoding ferritin, producing MVNEKMEAALNAQLNAEVYSGYLYLSMAAYFEDVDLAGFANWMRVQAAEELEHGMKFYDYLIRRGASVTLTAIDAPQTEWESPLAAFEHVLEHEKMVTGLINDLVDLAIEEKDHATNNFLQWFVEEQVEEEENAMENLAKLKLAGDDNSLLYKLNEEFAGRGAAE from the coding sequence ATGGTAAATGAAAAAATGGAAGCAGCATTAAATGCACAATTAAACGCAGAAGTTTACTCTGGATACTTATATTTATCTATGGCAGCTTACTTTGAAGATGTTGATTTAGCAGGATTTGCTAACTGGATGAGAGTTCAAGCAGCAGAAGAATTGGAACACGGAATGAAATTCTATGACTATCTCATTAGAAGAGGAGCAAGCGTTACCCTTACTGCTATTGACGCTCCACAAACCGAATGGGAATCTCCATTAGCAGCATTTGAACATGTTTTAGAACATGAAAAAATGGTTACTGGTTTAATCAACGATTTAGTGGACTTAGCTATTGAAGAAAAAGACCATGCTACCAACAACTTCTTACAATGGTTTGTTGAAGAACAAGTTGAAGAAGAAGAAAACGCTATGGAAAACTTAGCTAAACTCAAATTAGCTGGCGACGACAACTCTTTATTATACAAACTCAATGAAGAGTTTGCAGGTCGTGGAGCTGCAGAATAG
- a CDS encoding rubredoxin: MVFVCDICGYEYNPEAGDPDNGIEPGTAFADLPDDWTCPLCGAEKADFVEE, from the coding sequence ATGGTTTTTGTATGTGACATTTGTGGATATGAATACAATCCAGAAGCTGGCGACCCAGATAATGGAATTGAACCAGGAACTGCATTTGCAGACTTACCAGATGATTGGACTTGTCCATTATGTGGTGCAGAAAAAGCAGATTTCGTAGAAGAATAA
- a CDS encoding rubredoxin, with amino-acid sequence MAQHRCTICGYVYDSETGEERRDLAAGTEWEDVPDDFTCPLCGAVKTMFRAQ; translated from the coding sequence ATGGCTCAACACAGATGTACTATTTGCGGATATGTATACGACAGTGAAACTGGTGAAGAAAGAAGAGATCTTGCTGCTGGAACCGAATGGGAAGATGTACCTGACGATTTCACCTGCCCATTATGCGGTGCAGTCAAAACCATGTTCAGAGCTCAATAG
- a CDS encoding flavodoxin family protein, whose amino-acid sequence MKTIVINAGPKKRGFNAEMAKSALRGAQSVGAEVEFIDLYRLKFTGCLSCLICMRDDFESCKCFLRDDLSPLIDRILDADCLLIAAPIFFSNPSSHYMALLERLIFCIVSNKGENLFKGKVNVGLIYTFHYDKGYFEESVRPHFKHSEDILKMLNGEVEIYSAEYDSKKTYSTSFDGEISSEDECFTLNLEKTYEIGAKLSN is encoded by the coding sequence TTGAAGACAATAGTAATCAATGCAGGTCCTAAAAAAAGAGGCTTCAATGCAGAGATGGCAAAGTCTGCTTTAAGGGGCGCCCAATCTGTTGGTGCTGAAGTGGAATTCATAGACTTATATCGTCTGAAGTTTACAGGCTGCTTGAGCTGTCTCATTTGCATGAGAGATGATTTTGAAAGCTGCAAATGCTTCCTTAGGGATGATCTTTCACCTTTGATTGACCGGATATTGGATGCAGATTGCCTTTTGATAGCTGCCCCAATCTTCTTTTCAAATCCCTCAAGCCATTATATGGCCCTTTTGGAGCGATTGATATTCTGCATAGTTTCAAACAAGGGAGAAAATCTTTTCAAGGGAAAGGTCAATGTAGGCCTTATCTATACATTCCATTATGATAAGGGCTATTTTGAAGAGTCTGTCCGCCCTCATTTCAAGCATTCAGAGGACATCTTAAAGATGCTCAATGGAGAAGTGGAAATCTACTCAGCAGAATATGATTCCAAGAAAACCTATTCCACAAGCTTTGATGGCGAAATTAGTTCGGAAGATGAATGTTTCACTCTCAATTTAGAAAAAACCTATGAAATCGGTGCTAAATTAAGCAATTAA
- a CDS encoding universal stress protein: MFKNILVASDGSKCGDKAVDIAIDLASKYDARVAALYIMDFGLDLSYDDMDDAGGAVLDDITAKGKEKDVVVVEHIITADPIQDMETMIRKINPDIAIFGAFGKSTDKEDKIRYDKIGRVALNALKVAKVPVLLVK; the protein is encoded by the coding sequence ATGTTTAAAAATATTTTAGTGGCTAGTGATGGCTCAAAATGTGGAGACAAGGCAGTTGATATAGCTATTGATTTGGCTTCAAAGTATGATGCAAGGGTAGCTGCCCTTTATATCATGGATTTTGGCCTTGATTTGTCCTATGATGATATGGATGATGCAGGAGGGGCTGTATTGGATGATATCACAGCAAAAGGTAAAGAGAAGGATGTTGTTGTGGTTGAGCACATTATAACAGCAGATCCTATTCAAGATATGGAAACCATGATAAGAAAGATAAACCCTGATATAGCTATCTTTGGAGCTTTCGGCAAGTCCACAGACAAAGAGGACAAAATAAGATATGATAAGATAGGCAGAGTTGCCTTGAATGCATTAAAGGTGGCTAAAGTTCCGGTCCTTCTAGTAAAATAA
- a CDS encoding ATP-binding cassette domain-containing protein, with protein sequence MISIKNLSKSYKLENGEELPALKNINLEVEDGEILGIIGTSGSGKTTLLRILRGVEKFDEGEFTIGRYTIKPDSSQFYYNQVKKETAIHLQRSFGIWPESVLDNVVRKLYGAKYGDESGTDFEIAHDQFDKEAMEIIELVGLEHKADHLASVLSGGEKQRLIMARQLAKKPAVMLLDEPATMACPKTKQEILDAIKKINDELGITVILVSHLPEIHKFLADRVVLMEDGEIVKDGDVNEVVDEFLKDIEEPVDIDIESTDETIIKAIDIDKRFYLLKGKNVLHMKDVNLEVNRGNVLSLVGPSGAGKTVLLRMLGGLDYPDSGDVLFKLVNKEDGEEEIRWVNIENASLDRMEIRRNLGFMHQEFALMYYATIQSQLAVKLGYKRWDMVEEAKKRAKENGLPDILLDALYQLTDLPEREAKARLEQIGLDPTILDELFPKFPETQIKEEVKDLFEALDLPLDILPRRSYELSGGQKVRAMLALVLVSKPDILLLDEPFGDLDPKTLRIVANSLKRICKEFGTTLVMVSHNTDFIKELSNRAVFIDQGHLKDDSEDVDKLVDDFIGFCKADYLM encoded by the coding sequence ATGATAAGTATTAAAAACCTTTCTAAATCATATAAATTAGAAAATGGAGAAGAACTTCCTGCCTTAAAAAACATTAATCTGGAAGTTGAGGATGGAGAAATCCTAGGAATCATAGGAACCAGCGGATCTGGAAAGACCACACTTTTAAGAATATTAAGAGGGGTTGAAAAATTTGATGAAGGTGAATTCACCATAGGAAGATACACCATTAAGCCGGATTCCTCCCAATTTTATTATAATCAAGTCAAGAAGGAAACTGCAATCCACCTTCAAAGGTCATTTGGTATTTGGCCTGAAAGCGTGCTGGACAATGTTGTTCGAAAATTATACGGTGCCAAATACGGAGATGAGTCTGGAACTGACTTTGAAATAGCTCATGACCAATTTGACAAGGAAGCTATGGAAATCATAGAGCTTGTAGGCCTTGAGCATAAGGCTGATCATTTGGCATCTGTCTTAAGCGGAGGAGAAAAGCAAAGACTTATCATGGCTCGTCAATTGGCTAAAAAGCCTGCAGTAATGCTATTGGATGAACCTGCCACAATGGCATGTCCAAAGACAAAGCAGGAAATATTGGATGCAATCAAGAAAATCAATGATGAACTTGGAATAACCGTAATTCTCGTATCACACCTTCCGGAAATCCATAAGTTCCTAGCAGACAGGGTAGTCCTTATGGAAGACGGTGAGATAGTCAAAGACGGAGATGTCAACGAAGTGGTGGATGAGTTCCTTAAGGACATTGAGGAACCTGTTGACATAGACATCGAATCCACTGACGAAACCATAATTAAAGCAATAGATATTGACAAAAGGTTCTATTTGCTTAAGGGCAAAAACGTTCTCCATATGAAAGACGTCAACCTTGAAGTAAATAGGGGAAATGTGCTATCTCTAGTTGGCCCAAGCGGTGCAGGTAAGACTGTTTTGCTTAGGATGCTAGGAGGTCTTGACTATCCTGATAGTGGAGATGTTCTCTTCAAGCTTGTAAATAAGGAAGATGGAGAAGAAGAAATCAGATGGGTAAACATTGAAAATGCAAGCCTTGACAGGATGGAAATCAGAAGAAACCTTGGATTTATGCATCAGGAATTTGCATTGATGTATTACGCCACAATACAAAGTCAATTGGCTGTCAAGCTAGGATACAAAAGATGGGATATGGTAGAGGAAGCCAAAAAGAGAGCTAAGGAAAATGGCCTTCCAGATATCTTGCTTGATGCATTGTATCAATTGACAGACCTTCCGGAAAGGGAGGCTAAGGCACGTCTTGAACAGATTGGTCTTGACCCAACTATATTGGATGAATTATTCCCTAAATTCCCAGAAACTCAAATCAAGGAAGAGGTTAAGGACTTGTTTGAAGCCCTTGACTTGCCGCTCGATATCCTTCCAAGAAGGTCATATGAATTGTCAGGCGGTCAAAAGGTAAGGGCCATGCTTGCATTGGTTCTTGTTTCAAAGCCAGATATTCTCTTGCTTGACGAACCGTTTGGAGACCTTGACCCTAAGACATTGAGAATAGTTGCAAACTCACTTAAGAGAATCTGCAAAGAGTTTGGAACAACCCTTGTGATGGTTTCACATAATACAGACTTCATTAAGGAGCTAAGCAATAGGGCAGTGTTCATTGACCAAGGTCACCTAAAGGACGATAGCGAAGATGTTGATAAGCTTGTAGATGACTTCATTGGATTCTGTAAGGCTGATTACTTGATGTAA